The following proteins come from a genomic window of Oncorhynchus mykiss isolate Arlee chromosome 19, USDA_OmykA_1.1, whole genome shotgun sequence:
- the LOC110534574 gene encoding GTPase IMAP family member 9-like has protein sequence MTEQNKEVRIVLVGKIGSGKSATGNAILGRKAFESKMSSISVTSSSKKKRGNVGGQHVAVIDTPGLFDTKLTQEEALKEISQCLLFSAPGPHVFLVVLKLGGFTEEQQEIVKMIQTLFGDEASKYTMVVFTHGDLLDDVTIEDFLHGNPKLESFITKCNGGYHVFKNKDQNPSQVTELLEKINKMVKMNGGSHYTTEMFQEAERVIEEEKNRILRENEEKIHKEREELKAKFEGVCLREEVEKLGIKQERKARKNAEKFSKMGTGATIGAALGTFGGPVGMSVGAAMGVAVGAGACSTQ, from the exons ATGACTG AACAAAATAAAGAGGTCCGGATTGTTCTGGTTGGGAAGATTGGTTCTGGGAAGAGCGCAACAGGAAACGCCATCCTGGGGAGAAAAGCGTTTGAATCCAAAATGTCCTCTATTTCTGTGACATCCTCAAGTAAAAAGAAAAGAGGAAATGTGGGAGGGCAACATGTAGCTGTCATCGACACACCAGGCTTGTTTGACACCAAGTTAACACAGGAGGAAGCACTGAAAGAGATCTCACAGTGCCTGCTATTCTCCGCTCCTGGTCCCCATGTGTTCCTGGTTGTTCTCAAGCTGGGAGGATTCACTGAAGAGCAGCAGGAAATTGTGAAGATGATCCAGACATTATTTGGTGATGAAGCATCGAAATACACCATGGTTGTCTTCACACATGGAGACCTTCTTGATGATGTAACAATTGAAGACTTCCTGCATGGAAATCCCAAACTGGAAAGTTTCATTACCAAATGTAACGGGGGATATCATGTCTTCAAAAACAAAGATCAGAATCCCTCCCAGGTCACTGAGCTCCTTGAGAAGATAAACAAGATGGTGAAGATGAATGGAGGAAGCCACTACACCACTGAGATGTTCCAGGAGGCTGAGAGAGTGATTGAAGAAGAGAAGAACAGGATCttgagagagaatgaagagaagATACACAAAGAGAGGGAAGAACTGAAGGCAAAGTTTGAAGGAGTGTGTCTAAGAGAAGAAGTAGAGAAGCTGGGGATAAAACAGGAAAGAAAAGCTAGAAAGAATGCTGAGAAATTTAGCAAAATGGGAACAGGTGCTACAATCGGAGCGGCTTTGGGAACATTTGGAGGCCCAGTTGGTATGTCAGTTGGTGCAGCAATGGGAGTTGCAGTGGGAGCTGGAGCATGCAGTACTCAATGA